A genomic stretch from Microcebus murinus isolate Inina chromosome 11, M.murinus_Inina_mat1.0, whole genome shotgun sequence includes:
- the LOC105882207 gene encoding V-type proton ATPase subunit S1-like protein, with product MRLLCWRGNLMFSRTRMGGAEETNPSKDITMLSLKFGDAENPKGLDIRFILANHNKLPMQSWFSLHRVEILSNNSIQAIFNATGIRAPSRYSYRCPRVSSLQRGGALLLPSDSDAVTGLWEVTFVDFQIQGFAIKGGQFAKARDCASSFSPAVLIGLATSLILLLVLAYALHMLIYLRYLDRHYEFVASPVHFPQLRARDAAEEKELLRGQGAEGFELRSQQISKIYV from the exons TGTTCTCAAGAACCAGAATGGGAGGTGCAGAAGAAACAAATCCAAGCAAAGACATAACCAT GTTATCTCTGAAGTTTGGTGATGCTGAAAATCCCAAAGGGCTTGATATAAG ATTCATCCTTGCCAATCACAACAAGTTGCCCATGCAGAGCTGGTTTAGTCTGCACCGCGTCGAGATTCTCTCCAACAATTCCATCCAAGCGATCTTCAACGCCACCGGCATCCGCGCCCCCTCGCGTTACTCCTACCGCTGCCCGCGCGTCAGCAGCCTGCAGCGGGGCGGCGCCCTCTTGCTGCCCAGCGACTCGGACGCTGTGACAGGCCTGTGGGAGGTCACTTTTGTTGATTTCCAG ATCCAAGGCTTTGCCATCAAGGGGGGACAGTTCGCCAAGGCCCGAGACTGTGCCTCTTCCTTCTCGCCAGCCGTGCTGATCGGCCTGGCCACGTCGCTGATCCTGTTGCTGGTGCTGGCCTACGCCCTGCACATGCTCATCTACCTGCGCTATCTGGACCGGCACTACGAGTTCGTGGCGTCGCCTGTCCACTTCCCGCAGCTGAGAGCTCGAGACGCGGCCGAAGAGAAGGAGCTGCTGAGGGGCCAGGGCGCCGAGGGCTTCGAGCTCAGAAGCCAGCAGATCAGCAAGATTTACGTGTAA